One Ostrea edulis chromosome 2, xbOstEdul1.1, whole genome shotgun sequence genomic region harbors:
- the LOC125678339 gene encoding cilia- and flagella-associated protein 65-like isoform X3 — MPSVVEVSQPVAVTAAPQPVKQYVPQMPLFTTMEKTNYHGIEVINEIVWQGWEPGREYTKNIVLKNVNVKTQKIKYKVPSTRFFSTLYPKPVVLSAGTSFSLPVTFRPLEKVVYTDKIEFHLKDGSFELPIRAVLPQVDISVPEFLDFNMCAAKDVVHTTFEVKNTGDLETKIEWEMKAPFTVEPSAAILKSGSIRQFKATFTPITACVYQGEAACKYGPDLMYGKITKLEGIGKYPHILVSSPGSPSNSLDSTNHEAEIKFSQTPVGSTIQKWVELHNLAPVRAPYKIQHPSKMSRIDTVFDCPQKEGIVPPMSSVRIPVTYTPNTVDTKSTDYFNVVAIGNISKAVIKCVGSSKGPTVHLGAKSVNFMQIDLGAVATRTVDIVNNSAVEATFQFMLDCNESVFKLEKTSGVVRPNTTMTVVMKFVPQHPINYHRRVTCMVHNQGPLFLDMLGTCHSELIKPAVLLAKHLDKYKCHVERGLSLYPPEQLNENVKTGKIELDDAGCLMIPDKSETGTDSSLPVVPPMDEYFNDGFHCDINNSVPHVSIDTNIADFGHCSNLRVIEDKIINVTNHTYGKVTIQWNCGNDRTFSIMPSTMDIPPLKSCAFQVTFKPTVPNQFYGAELECFAYYKSLRDYRLVEDNTHSPPWCLTLTCTGQTFQANNETFLPRLTFDTSHLVFPAVNTKESTYRTILLTNNGTTPIMFDVLKDPTNTFTVKPSKALLKGQQQIFVVKITPSEVKHYKHDLTFRLNDDEKYNRCVELWGSAESPEVVLDTDGVMYFRQTCIGTATTKDYTIKNVSRIPLRFEWKMVYKDKQLLSVTPSSGLIQPNETQAHTWSFVPAAEEKYVMKPCLIVWGQGFHSSSSGGKKKQFTVRAIGEGSLGDIKADNTYLDFGDVVVGSSTSKMISIVNNSTCSLHYSLIVDQAMDGPYPEEITRDDKLALVLDRTEGVLPARSRHKILATVKPIRRVNYQFAVSYKLITPMGQEVSSKAQEPQHLCHVLTTGVFPVMAVSDARCYGSAVGISKKQLWALFSLDNMNLCLDSDPSAEEIRYSVATRHSHARRPPVYTRAIMDFNFSAAPLDSEPCIVNLMFENTGTVATEWSFLFPTDLQLELEYWAETGEFDEDELHEMKVMDNKLFSIEPQQGKLEPGECRTVSFTYRHTMAGTDRLPVLLKLARGREILLNFIGVTVEPERKYIHFPSNKHMFTPVAVGEKVSPKQVYELYNGGASPVKFNFDLAPLELLRKENFDQPVFECLTPVGEIPPGRSFCVEWRFSPIEAKTYMIDVPVHVHNGDTAIVTFTGVGFDRRVMGDTMPITDQQDLTGVPGVQSVSVPGQLMYLSQERLSFGNLPLFSRARRMVFVTNRAKDRDVSFEWHVTSQADAQFIEDYLSISPIRGRLSPGESRMCRVVFSACGVPSFYDLDLVCETTDELEMDKYKMELAAWEKEKYRQKYEFCVTENDLDADKRLTDDVEIVERPSSHLRSLEEKKIEAEGELTKYKTLPPIKQLSPDERKALDSRKKRKENELWEKPSPPVPFLLHLGLTARTHDIREFQATFPEEYRDFFIDRSLSERVSKSAGRKQALAASTSNIIPCSTGEADVVSGVLGNVLRGLLDDTYFHEAVKKVINDEVPYYTQIGERPTTAPPIEMRAGPSGKTKSVQEDTPREELSRVSSATLPVSPEATPPSSAGSKKSQKSEKKKLRKTKTPPRHTMEEVERVKKEESKIKEKQNLKKIPEFGNSAESIIENTLLNIVTEALSEEFSITARPRFIALPKRTASAKSRQSNNAKKN, encoded by the exons TAGAATTTCATTTGAAA GATGGGTCATTTGAACTTCCAATCAGAGCTGTCCTACCACAGGTGGACATTTCAGTGCCTGAGTTCTTGGACTTTAACATGTGTGCTGCTAAAGATGTGGTTCATACCACATTTGAAGTCAAGAATACTGG GGACCTGGAAACAAAGATTGAATGGGAAATGAAAGCACCATTTACTGTAGAGCCTAGTGCTGCAATCCTTAAATCTGGATCAATTAGACAATTTAAAGCAACATTTACTCCAATC ACTGCCTGTGTTTATCAAGGCGAGGCAGCGTGTAAATATGGACCAGATCTTATGTATGGAAAAATTACAAAACTGGAAGGCATAG gtaaataccCTCACATTTTGGTATCCTCCCCTGGCAGCCCTTCCAACAGTCTGGACTCTACAAATCATGAAGCAGAAATCAAGTTTTCTCAAACTCCTGTTGGTTCCACCATACAGAAATGGGTGGAGCTCCACAATCTCGCTCct GTTCGTGCTCCATACAAGATACAGCACCCTTCCAAGATGAGTCGCATTGACACAGTGTTTGATTGCCCACAAAAAGAAGGCATTGTTCCACCAATGAGTTCAGTTCGAATTCCa GTCACTTACACTCCAAATACAGTAGATACTAAATCTACAGACTACTTCAATGTTGTTGCTATTGGAAATATCAGTAAAGCAGTCATTAAATGTGTTGGGTCTTCAAAAG GTCCTACTGTACACCTTGGAGCGAAGAGTGTCAATTTCATGCAGATAGATTTGGGAGCTGTGGCTACTAGGACAGTGGATATTGTCAACAATTCAGCTGTAGAGGCCACGTTTCAG TTCATGCTGGATTGTAATGAGAGTGTGTTTAAACTTGAGAAGACCTCAGGAGTGGTACGACCCAATACcacaatgacagtagtgatgaaaTTTGTCCCCCAGCATCCCATCAACTACCACAGGAGGGTCACATGTATGGTTCACAATCAG gGTCCTTTGTTCTTGGATATGCTTGGAACATGTCATTCAGAGCTGATCAAACCGGCTGTTCTCTTGGCTAAACATCTAGACAAGTATAAATGTCATGTGGAAAGAGGGCTTTCTCTTTATCCACCAGAG cAACTGAATGAAAACGTGAAGACAGGAAAGATAGAATTGGATGATGCTGGTTGCCTTATGATTCCTGAT AAATCTGAAACAGGAACGGATTCCAGTCTGCCAGTTGTTCCTCCAATGGATGAGTACTTCAATGATGGCTTCCATTGTGACATCAAT AATTCTGTTCCACATGTCAGCATAGATACCAACATTGCAGACTTTGGACACTGTTCTAATCTAAGAGTCATAGAAGACAAG aTTATCAATGTGACAAATCACACCTATGGAAAGGTAACGATTCAATGGAATTGTGGGAATGATAGGACATTCTCCATTATGCCATCTACCATGGACATCCCTCCTCTAAAGTCATGTGCTTTCCAAGTCACTTTCAAACCT actGTCCCTAACCAGTTCTATGGAGCAGAATTGGAATGTTTTGCCTATTACAAGAGTTTGCGAGATTATCGCCTGGTAGAGGACAACACTCACAGTCCCCCTTGGTGCCTCACACTCACCTGTACAG GTCAGACATTCCAAGCGAACAATGAGACCTTCCTGCCTCGTCTGACCTTTGACACGTCACATCTTGTTTTCCCCGCTGTAAACACCAAGGAGTCAACCTACAGGACAATTCTGTTGACTAACAATGGCACAACTCCCATAATGTTCGATGTCCTGAAAGACCCAACAAA CACATTTACAGTGAAGCCATCTAAAGCTTTGCTGAAAGGTCAACAGCAGATCTTTGTAGTCAAGATAACTCCCAGTGAAGTGAAGCACTATAAACATGACCTGACTTTTAGACTCAATGACGATGAAAAGTACAACAGG TGTGTTGAGTTATGGGGTTCAGCAGAATCTCCGGAAGTTGTGCTAGATACTGATGGAGTGATGTACTTCAGACAGACCTGTATTGGTACTGCCACCACTAAAGACTACACCATCAAAAACGTCTCTAGGATACCActcag ATTTGAAtggaaaatggtttacaaagaTAAGCAGCTTCTCTCTGTCACTCCATCTTCAGGCCTCATTCAGCCCAATGAGACACAG GCCCACACTTGGTCATTTGTACCTGCTGCTGAAGAAAAGTATGTCATGAAGCCCTGTCTAATTGTCTGGGGTCAGGGATTCCACAGTTCATCATCAGGGGGCAAGAAGAAACAATTCACAGTCCGGGCCATCGGTGAGGGGTCCCTTGGAGACATTAAG gCTGACAACACATACCTGGACTTTGGTGATGTGGTGGTGGGTAGCTCAACGTCTAAGATGATCAGCATTGTTAACAACAGTACCTGTAGTTTGCACTACAGTCTGATAGTAGACCAGGCAATGGATGGGCCATACCCAGAGGAAATCACCAGGGATGATAAACTAG CCCTGGTTCTGGATAGAACAGAGGGAGTGCTGCCTGCTAGATCTCGACACAAAATTCTGGCCACAGTCAAACCAATCCGGAGGGTTAATTATCAGTTTGCCGTTTCCTACAAGCTCATCACCCCCATGG GTCAAGAGGTCAGTTCCAAGGCACAGGAGCCCCAACACTTGTGTCATGTCCTGACCACAGGTGTGTTCCCTGTAATGGCAGTCTCTGATGCTCGGTGCTATGGCAGCGCAGTAGGCATCAGCAAAAAGCAACTCTGGGCTCTCTTCTCACTTGACAA TATGAATTTGTGCTTGGACTCGGACCCTTCTGCAGAAGAAATTCGATACAGTGTAGCAACAAGACATAG CCATGCTAGAAGGCCCCCAGTGTATACAAGAGCCATCATGGACTTTAACTTCAGTGCTGCTCCACTAGACAGTGAACCTTGCATTGTGAACCTCATGTTCGAAAACACTGGAACAGTTGCCACAGAATG GTCCTTCCTATTCCCTACGGACCTTCAGCTAGAGTTGGAATACTGGGCAGAAACTGGAGAATTTGATGAAGATGAATTGCATGAG ATGAAGGTGATGGACAACAAGCTGTTCTCCATTGAGCCTCAGCAAGGGAAGCTGGAACCGGGTGAGTGCAGGACAGTGAGCTTCACGTACAGACACACTATGGCAGGGACTGACCGACTGCCTGTTCTGCTTAAACTGGCAAGGGGCAGAGAAATCCTG TTGAATTTCATTGGTGTGACTGTGGAACCTGAGAGGAAGTACATTCATTTCCCATCCAACAAACACATGTTTACACCTGTTGCTGTTGGTGAAAAAGTTAGTCCTAAACAGGTGTATGAGCTTTATAATGGTGGAGCCTCACCTGTCAAGTTCAACTTTGACCTTGCACCTCTGGAGCTTTTGCGAAAG GAGAACTTTGACCAGCCAGTATTTGAGTGTTTAACACCTGTAGGAGAAATTCCTCCAGGAAGATCCTTCTGTGTCGAATGGAGATTCTCTCCAATTGAAGCCAAAACATACATG ATTGATGTTCCTGTTCACGTTCATAATGGGGACACGGCCATTGTGACATTTACTGGGGTTGGCTTTGACAGAAGAGTTATGGGAGACACGATGCCCATTACAGACCAGCAGGATCTGACGGGGGTCCCAGGGGTCCAGAGTGTCTCTGTACCAGGACAG CTGATGTACCTGTCACAAGAGAGACTTTCCTTCGGAAATCTGCCTTTGTTCAGTCGAGCCAGAAGAATGGTGTTTGTTACCAACAGAGCTAAGGATCGAGATGTCTCATTCGAATGGCATGTCACATCACAAGCTGATGCTCAG TTCATTGAGGAT tatCTGTCGATATCTCCAATTCGTGGAAGATTGTCCCCTGGAGAAAGTCGAATGTGCCGTGTGGTGTTTAGTGCCTGTGGAGTCCCATCCTTCTACGACCTGGATCTGGTTTGTGAA ACTACAGATGAACTGGAGATGGATAAATACAAGATGGAATTGGCTGCATGGGAAAAGGAGAAATACAGACAGAAATATGAGTTTTGTGTCACAGAGAATGACCTGGATGCTGACAAGAGGCTCACGGACGATGTAGAAATTGTG GAACGTCCTTCAAGCCATCTTAGGTCACTGGAAGAGAAAAAGATTGAAGCAGAGGGAGAACTTACAAAATATAAG ACCCTCCCACCAATAAAGCAACTGTCTCCAGATGAGAGGAAAGCTCTGGACTCCAGGAAGAAGAGGAAGGAGAATGAATTATGGGAAAAACCGTCGCCTCCCGTACCCTTCCTTCTACATTTGGGACTGACCGCCAGGACTCATGACATCAGGGAATTCCAGGCCACATTCCCGGAAGAGTACAGAGACTTCTTCATTGACAG GTCATTAAGTGAGAGAGTAAGCAAGAGTGCTGGTCGGAAGCAGGCCCTGGCTGCAAGCACCTCTAACATCATACCCTGTAGTACTGGGGAGGCTGATGTTGTATCTGGGGTACTGGGCAATGTTCTGAG AGgtcttttagatgacacatacTTCCATGAGGCAGTGAAAAAAGTGATCAATGATGAAGTTCCATATTATACACAAATTGGAGAGAGACCTACCACTGCCCCACCCATAGAGATGAGGGCAGGGCCAAGCGGGAAGACCAAGTCTGTCCAGGAGGACACCCCGAGGGAGGAGCTCAGCAGAGTGTCATCTGCCACACTTCCTGTTTCTCCAGAAGCCACGCCTCCTTCATCTGCCGGCAGTAAGAAGAGTCAGAAAAGTGAAAAGAAG aAGTTAAGAAAGACTAAGACACCCCCACGACACACAATGGAAGAGGTGGAGAGAGTGAAGAAAGAGGAATCCAAAATAAAGGAAAAACAAAATCTCAAGAA GATACCCGAGTTTGGCAATTCTGCAGAATCAATAATCGAGAACACGCTGCTTAATATTGTAACAGAGGCCCTGTCAGAAGAATTTAGTATTACTGCACGGCCCAGATTTATCGCATTACCCAAGAGAACAGCATCAGCCAAAAGCAGACAGTCAAATAATGCGAAGAAAAACTGA